A single region of the Bacteroidota bacterium genome encodes:
- the rpmB gene encoding 50S ribosomal protein L28, with amino-acid sequence MAKVCEICGKRPISGNNVSHAHNKTRRRWLPNLHSVRAQIDGRTHRMRVCATCIKQGKVKKAA; translated from the coding sequence TCTGCGGAAAGAGACCCATCAGCGGGAACAACGTCAGCCACGCCCACAACAAAACGAGGCGCCGCTGGCTGCCAAATCTGCACAGCGTTCGCGCCCAGATCGACGGCCGGACCCACCGTATGCGCGTGTGCGCGACCTGTATCAAGCAAGGCAAGGTGAAGAAAGCCGCGTAG